A single genomic interval of Bradyrhizobium sp. AZCC 1693 harbors:
- a CDS encoding cupin-like domain-containing protein: MTGKIFSTWDETHSELWSHQPIRLEHQMHKSPAFSMDELAQLIENYPREYYSLVKTGAKGSSRVWREGDIGNLSGRQVIEAISRGGLWLNMRDVGSVDSRYRKLIDRMFEEIATKVPGFVVPNQQAGILISSPDAQVYYHADLPGQGLIQIAGRKRVYVYPNTAPFIKPQHLEDIALFDVEVDLPYAPWYDGHAQVFDLEPGQMLNWPLNAPHRVENLGTVNISMTVSYGNDEIRRAQIVHLANGLLRHRFGYTPKTSNLRGPSFFAKKVLQKLVRDSKWVKRERSVRRAIDFRLDATEPGKIIDLPKAA, from the coding sequence ATGACGGGCAAGATCTTCAGCACATGGGATGAGACGCATTCCGAGCTTTGGAGCCATCAGCCGATCCGGCTCGAACACCAGATGCACAAATCGCCGGCGTTCTCGATGGACGAGCTCGCGCAACTGATCGAAAACTATCCGCGCGAATACTACAGCCTGGTGAAGACGGGTGCCAAGGGCTCCAGCCGGGTGTGGCGCGAGGGCGATATCGGCAACCTCTCCGGCCGGCAGGTCATCGAGGCGATTTCCCGGGGTGGCCTCTGGCTCAACATGCGCGATGTCGGCTCGGTCGACAGCCGCTACCGCAAGCTGATCGACCGGATGTTCGAGGAGATCGCGACCAAGGTTCCGGGGTTCGTGGTGCCGAACCAACAGGCCGGCATTCTGATCTCCTCGCCGGATGCGCAAGTCTATTATCATGCCGATCTGCCGGGGCAGGGCCTGATCCAGATCGCCGGCCGCAAGCGGGTCTATGTCTATCCAAACACCGCGCCGTTCATCAAACCGCAACACCTCGAGGATATCGCGCTGTTCGACGTCGAGGTCGATCTGCCTTACGCGCCCTGGTACGACGGGCATGCGCAGGTGTTCGACCTCGAACCCGGCCAGATGCTGAACTGGCCGCTGAACGCGCCGCACCGCGTCGAGAATCTCGGCACCGTCAACATCTCGATGACGGTATCCTACGGCAACGACGAGATCCGCCGCGCCCAGATCGTCCACCTCGCCAACGGCCTGCTGCGCCATCGCTTCGGCTATACGCCGAAGACCAGCAATCTGCGGGGGCCGTCGTTCTTCGCCAAGAAGGTGCTGCAGAAGCTCGTGCGCGACAGCAAGTGGGTCAAGCGCGAGCGCAGCGTCCGCCGCGCGATTGATTTCCGTCTCGACGCCACTGAGCCCGGCAAGATCATCGACCTGCCGAAGGCGGCGTAA
- a CDS encoding GNAT family N-acetyltransferase, giving the protein MTVLTTSAGQLAARSTRRAAGFRVELLRDWKQAVARWHDISPSTPFQHPQWYDAWYAAFADAEGVEPLIAVITDASSGEQAALLPLIRRKQDNVAIVEFADLNLTDYNAPILGSAAPRDARAARALWRSLLSALRRMPDRADLIRLRKVPADLDGKPNPLALLNAAGPCLLNGNLVTTGEDYDAWRYTLEKTVRKELERSWRVFTRDAAASFAIITDTNEALRVLSTTEVQQGARMQSLGRNYVLNDETCATFYRNLVRDGVGNGYALVTVLAVGDEIVATLLGIRTCARYVMVRISNAGDKWSNCSPGRLIIERTMAALHRDGVCEFDFSVGNYAYKRRFGVTRLPLIDISAALSWRGWPYALRDHAVRALRTHPRLDAWLKRALGKPLSREED; this is encoded by the coding sequence ATGACGGTGCTGACGACCAGTGCGGGGCAATTGGCGGCGCGATCAACGCGCCGTGCGGCCGGATTCCGCGTCGAACTGCTGCGCGATTGGAAGCAGGCCGTCGCGCGCTGGCACGACATCAGCCCGTCGACGCCGTTCCAGCATCCGCAATGGTATGACGCCTGGTACGCCGCCTTCGCCGATGCCGAAGGTGTTGAGCCGCTAATCGCTGTCATCACCGATGCGTCGAGCGGCGAGCAGGCGGCGCTGCTACCGCTGATCCGCCGCAAGCAAGACAATGTCGCCATCGTCGAATTCGCCGATCTCAATCTGACCGACTACAACGCACCGATCCTCGGGAGTGCGGCGCCGCGCGATGCCAGGGCTGCGCGCGCGCTGTGGCGCAGCCTGCTGTCGGCATTGCGCCGGATGCCGGATCGGGCCGATCTCATTCGTCTGCGCAAAGTGCCTGCCGATCTCGATGGCAAGCCCAATCCATTGGCTCTGCTAAACGCCGCCGGTCCATGCTTGCTCAACGGCAATCTCGTCACCACGGGCGAGGATTACGACGCCTGGCGCTACACGCTGGAAAAGACCGTGCGCAAGGAGCTGGAGCGGAGCTGGCGCGTCTTCACGCGCGATGCGGCCGCGTCCTTTGCGATCATCACCGATACCAATGAAGCGTTGCGGGTTCTCTCGACCACCGAGGTTCAGCAGGGCGCGCGGATGCAGAGCCTCGGGCGCAACTACGTCCTCAACGACGAGACCTGCGCAACGTTCTACCGCAACCTGGTGCGCGATGGCGTCGGCAACGGCTATGCACTGGTCACAGTGCTCGCGGTCGGCGATGAGATCGTGGCAACACTGCTCGGCATCAGGACCTGCGCACGCTACGTGATGGTCCGCATCAGCAATGCCGGCGACAAATGGTCGAACTGTTCGCCGGGCCGGCTGATCATCGAGCGCACCATGGCCGCCCTGCACAGGGATGGCGTGTGCGAGTTCGATTTCTCTGTCGGCAACTACGCCTACAAGCGCCGCTTCGGCGTCACGCGCCTGCCGCTGATCGACATCAGCGCCGCCTTGAGCTGGCGCGGGTGGCCCTACGCGCTGCGTGATCACGCGGTGCGCGCGCTCCGAACCCACCCGCGGCTCGATGCCTGGCTGAAACGCGCACTCGGTAAGCCGCTGTCACGCGAAGAGGATTGA
- the wrbA gene encoding NAD(P)H:quinone oxidoreductase → MAKVLVLYYSAYGHIEAMANAVAEGARKAGATVDIKRVPELVPEAVAKASYYKLDQAAPIARIEDLTNYDAIVIGTGTRFGRMASQMANFLDQAGGLWAKGALHGKLGGAFTSTATQHGGQETTLFSIITNLLHFGMTIVGLNYGFAGQMKLDEVTGGAPYGATTITGGDGSRQPSENELAGARYQGRVIAETANKLHG, encoded by the coding sequence ATGGCCAAAGTACTCGTGCTCTATTATTCCGCCTACGGTCACATCGAGGCGATGGCGAATGCCGTCGCAGAAGGCGCACGCAAAGCCGGCGCGACCGTCGACATCAAGCGCGTGCCGGAGCTGGTGCCCGAAGCGGTCGCCAAGGCTTCCTATTACAAGCTCGATCAGGCCGCCCCGATCGCCAGGATTGAGGACCTCACCAATTACGACGCCATCGTTATCGGCACCGGCACCCGCTTTGGCCGGATGGCGTCGCAGATGGCCAACTTCCTCGATCAGGCCGGCGGCCTCTGGGCCAAGGGCGCGCTGCACGGCAAGCTCGGCGGCGCGTTCACTTCGACCGCGACCCAGCATGGCGGGCAGGAAACCACGCTGTTCTCGATCATCACCAACCTGCTGCATTTCGGCATGACCATCGTCGGCCTGAACTACGGCTTTGCCGGCCAGATGAAGCTCGACGAAGTCACCGGCGGCGCCCCCTACGGCGCGACCACGATCACCGGCGGTGACGGCAGCCGCCAGCCGAGCGAAAACGAGCTCGCCGGCGCGCGCTATCAGGGACGCGTGATCGCGGAGACCGCGAACAAACTGCATGGCTGA
- a CDS encoding pirin family protein, translating into MIELRPFAKLGSADHGWLKAKHHFSFGSHYDPDNMGHGALRVWNDDEIAPNTGFPAHPHANMEIITYVREGAITHQDSLGNKGRTEAGDVQVMSAGSGIRHSEYNLENAKTKIFQIWIEPTTKGGQPTWGAKPFPKSDRSGKLVTIASGIAGDQDALPIRADARVLATTLKAGESAEYEPHEARHLYLVPAAGSIEVNGVRVNARDGAAIRNEAKLTITALEDSELVLVDAA; encoded by the coding sequence ATGATCGAACTCAGACCATTTGCAAAACTCGGCAGCGCCGATCACGGCTGGCTGAAGGCCAAGCACCACTTCTCGTTCGGCAGCCACTACGATCCCGATAATATGGGCCACGGCGCCTTGCGGGTATGGAACGACGACGAGATCGCGCCGAACACCGGCTTTCCCGCCCATCCGCACGCCAACATGGAAATCATCACCTATGTCCGCGAAGGCGCGATCACGCATCAGGATTCGCTCGGCAACAAGGGCCGGACCGAGGCCGGCGACGTGCAGGTGATGAGCGCTGGAAGCGGCATTCGTCACTCCGAGTACAATCTGGAAAACGCCAAGACGAAGATCTTCCAGATCTGGATCGAGCCGACGACGAAGGGCGGTCAGCCGACCTGGGGCGCGAAACCGTTCCCGAAGTCGGATCGCTCCGGCAAGCTCGTCACCATCGCCAGCGGCATCGCCGGCGACCAGGACGCGCTGCCGATCCGCGCCGATGCGCGCGTGCTCGCCACAACGCTGAAGGCCGGCGAGAGCGCGGAATACGAACCGCACGAGGCGCGCCACCTCTATCTGGTGCCGGCGGCCGGCAGCATCGAAGTCAACGGCGTGCGCGTCAACGCCCGCGATGGTGCTGCGATCCGCAACGAGGCGAAGCTGACGATTACCGCGCTGGAAGATTCCGAACTGGTGCTGGTCGACGCGGCATAG
- a CDS encoding SDR family NAD(P)-dependent oxidoreductase: MTKKLSGKVALVTGGSRGIGAASARALAAEGASVAISYVASSDKAEAVVAELKAKGVNARAYKADQASSVEVDQLVKNVAKDFGRLDILVNNAGVAVGGAVDDPNADAAALARQSAVNVDGVITAIRAAAKLMDEGGRIVTIGSDIATRASFPGLADYAATKAAVVGYSKGAARDLGPRGITVNVLQPGSIDTDMNPDDDRDFADLQRKQHALQRFGKPEEIAAGVLFLASPEASFVTGTVLNVDGGFGA, from the coding sequence ATGACCAAGAAGCTCTCAGGCAAGGTAGCCCTCGTCACCGGCGGTTCGCGCGGCATCGGCGCGGCTTCTGCCCGCGCCCTCGCCGCAGAAGGCGCCAGCGTTGCGATCAGCTACGTGGCATCCTCCGACAAGGCGGAAGCCGTCGTCGCCGAACTAAAGGCCAAGGGCGTCAACGCCCGCGCCTACAAGGCCGACCAGGCCTCCTCCGTCGAGGTCGACCAACTGGTCAAGAACGTCGCCAAGGATTTCGGCCGGCTCGACATCCTCGTCAACAATGCCGGCGTTGCCGTCGGCGGCGCGGTCGACGATCCCAACGCCGACGCCGCGGCATTGGCCCGGCAGAGCGCCGTGAATGTCGATGGCGTCATCACCGCGATCCGTGCGGCGGCGAAGCTGATGGACGAAGGCGGCCGCATCGTCACGATCGGCTCCGATATCGCGACCCGTGCCTCGTTCCCCGGCCTTGCCGACTACGCCGCCACCAAGGCCGCCGTCGTCGGCTACTCCAAGGGCGCAGCGCGCGATCTCGGCCCCCGCGGCATCACCGTCAACGTGCTGCAGCCGGGCTCGATCGATACCGACATGAACCCGGACGACGACCGCGATTTTGCTGACCTCCAGCGCAAGCAGCATGCGCTGCAACGCTTCGGCAAGCCGGAAGAGATCGCCGCCGGCGTGCTGTTCCTCGCGAGCCCTGAAGCGTCGTTCGTGACCGGCACGGTGCTCAACGTCGATGGCGGCTTCGGCGCGTAA
- a CDS encoding LysR family transcriptional regulator: MSKLPDFEALAIFAKVVELRSFAAAATELALSKATVSKAVSRLEQRLGARLFNRTSRRLALTDAGQKLAERAARLLADGEDAENEALSQSMAPRGLVRLAVPMTFGVKAVAPILPEFLAAYPEVSIDLHLSDATVDLIGEGFDAGLRIARLPDSSLIARRLCAMPRYTVAAPSYLKRHGRPTHPMHLAEHKCFGYAYLSTPGVWHYTNAAGEQASVRPAGQLRVNNGEAVLPSVIAGLGIADLPDFIVGDAIASGEVEVILKGWHQPEGAVHLVTPPGGPRPARVEVLAEFLAKHFAKAKKRKAG; encoded by the coding sequence ATGTCAAAGCTCCCGGATTTCGAGGCACTCGCGATTTTCGCAAAAGTCGTGGAATTGCGGTCGTTTGCGGCGGCCGCCACCGAGCTGGCGCTGTCCAAGGCCACGGTGTCCAAGGCGGTCAGCCGGCTCGAGCAGCGGCTCGGCGCGCGGCTGTTCAACCGCACCTCGCGGCGGCTGGCGCTGACCGATGCCGGGCAAAAGCTGGCCGAGCGCGCCGCGCGCCTGCTCGCCGATGGCGAGGACGCCGAGAACGAGGCGCTGTCGCAATCGATGGCGCCGCGCGGGCTGGTGCGGCTGGCGGTGCCGATGACGTTCGGGGTGAAGGCCGTGGCGCCGATACTGCCCGAGTTCCTTGCGGCTTACCCGGAAGTCTCGATCGATCTTCACTTGAGCGACGCAACGGTGGACCTGATCGGCGAAGGTTTCGATGCCGGCCTGCGCATCGCGCGGCTGCCGGACTCGTCGCTGATCGCGCGCCGGCTCTGCGCGATGCCGCGCTACACGGTGGCGGCGCCGTCATATCTGAAGCGACACGGCAGGCCGACGCATCCGATGCATCTCGCGGAGCATAAATGCTTCGGCTACGCCTACCTCTCGACGCCCGGTGTCTGGCACTACACCAACGCGGCCGGCGAGCAGGCCAGCGTTCGGCCTGCAGGCCAGCTCCGCGTCAACAATGGCGAAGCCGTGTTGCCGAGCGTCATCGCCGGCCTCGGCATCGCCGATCTGCCGGACTTCATCGTCGGCGACGCGATTGCGTCGGGCGAGGTCGAGGTGATCCTGAAAGGCTGGCACCAGCCCGAAGGCGCGGTGCATCTGGTCACCCCGCCCGGCGGCCCGCGGCCCGCGCGCGTCGAAGTGCTGGCGGAGTTTCTGGCAAAGCATTTTGCGAAAGCGAAAAAGCGGAAGGCTGGCTAG
- a CDS encoding tripartite tricarboxylate transporter substrate binding protein: MNRRELLKAAAALPLASTALSNAAFAQSPYPSRNVTMIVPFPPGGQADLAARPVAQALERILGKPVIVDNRAGGGGGSVGNAAAARAEPDGHTLLMTLSSLAVLPEADRLFDRPVAYEVSQFAAVARVLADPTLLAVPASAPWKTLQEFVDDAKKRPGQIPYGSSGPYGTLHVAMEMFAASAGIKLLHVPFRGAGPALAALLGGTVQAMASAPGTLKQQVDDGKMRVLANWGAERVKSFPDLPTFRELGYKDVEFYIWAGLFAPSALPAPIKTRLREAMAQAVKAPEVVRTFETAGSPVAYLDAPEFSKFVAEDSARLVAAVKKIGKVE, translated from the coding sequence ATGAACCGCCGTGAACTCCTGAAGGCCGCTGCCGCGCTGCCGCTCGCATCCACCGCGCTCTCCAACGCCGCCTTCGCGCAAAGCCCATACCCCTCGCGCAACGTCACCATGATCGTGCCGTTCCCGCCCGGCGGCCAGGCCGATCTCGCGGCGCGCCCCGTGGCGCAGGCGCTGGAGCGGATCCTCGGCAAGCCTGTGATCGTCGACAACCGCGCCGGCGGTGGCGGTGGATCGGTCGGCAATGCCGCGGCGGCGCGCGCCGAGCCCGACGGCCATACGCTGTTGATGACGCTGTCCTCGCTTGCGGTGCTGCCCGAAGCCGACCGGCTGTTCGATCGCCCGGTGGCGTATGAGGTCTCGCAGTTCGCAGCCGTTGCGCGCGTGCTCGCCGATCCGACGCTGCTCGCCGTGCCGGCGTCGGCGCCCTGGAAGACGCTGCAGGAGTTCGTCGACGATGCGAAGAAGCGTCCCGGGCAAATTCCGTACGGCTCCTCGGGTCCCTACGGCACGCTGCATGTGGCGATGGAAATGTTCGCGGCGAGCGCCGGTATCAAATTGCTGCACGTGCCGTTCCGCGGCGCAGGCCCCGCGCTGGCTGCGCTGCTGGGCGGCACCGTGCAGGCGATGGCGTCAGCGCCGGGTACGCTGAAGCAGCAGGTCGATGACGGCAAGATGCGCGTGCTCGCCAACTGGGGCGCCGAGCGCGTCAAGAGTTTCCCCGACCTGCCGACCTTTAGGGAACTCGGCTACAAGGATGTCGAGTTCTACATCTGGGCCGGACTGTTCGCGCCGAGCGCGTTGCCGGCGCCGATCAAGACGCGGCTGCGCGAAGCGATGGCGCAAGCCGTAAAAGCCCCCGAGGTGGTCAGGACTTTTGAAACCGCCGGCAGCCCGGTCGCCTACCTGGATGCGCCGGAATTTTCAAAATTCGTCGCGGAAGACAGCGCGCGGCTCGTTGCCGCAGTGAAGAAGATCGGCAAGGTGGAATAG
- a CDS encoding YbaK/EbsC family protein — translation MSLESVRAFFAEKAPDISVIESQMSSATVALAAEAYGVEPARIAKTLSLRIGERVVLIVAAGTSRMDNRKVKALFGGKPKMLGLEEVAEITGHEVGGVCPFGLKTPLPVYCDVSLKAFDVVVPAAGSTHSAVKITPARMAELTAAEWVDVCEIRAEREAVA, via the coding sequence ATGAGTCTTGAGTCCGTCCGCGCCTTCTTCGCAGAAAAGGCGCCCGATATCTCCGTGATCGAATCCCAGATGAGTTCCGCCACCGTCGCGCTCGCCGCTGAAGCTTACGGCGTCGAGCCAGCGCGGATCGCAAAAACACTGAGCTTGCGGATCGGCGAGCGCGTGGTGCTGATCGTGGCCGCCGGCACCTCGCGGATGGACAACAGGAAGGTTAAGGCGCTGTTCGGGGGAAAGCCGAAAATGCTCGGCCTCGAAGAGGTCGCCGAGATCACCGGCCATGAAGTCGGCGGCGTCTGCCCGTTCGGATTGAAGACGCCGCTGCCGGTCTATTGCGACGTGTCGCTGAAGGCGTTCGATGTCGTGGTGCCGGCCGCGGGATCAACGCATAGCGCGGTGAAGATTACGCCTGCGCGCATGGCGGAACTGACGGCGGCCGAATGGGTCGACGTCTGCGAGATCAGGGCCGAGCGCGAAGCTGTGGCCTAA
- a CDS encoding haloacid dehalogenase type II, whose translation MTIKAVVFDAYGTLYDVQSVADVTEDAFPGYGEIITQVWRIKQLEYTWLRSLMRHYRDFSEVTRDSLAYTLGSLGLQYDDDTFARIVDKYLHLDLYPDALATLSAMKDRKLAILSNGSPDMLNALVRNSGLDQLLDAVISVDAKKIFKPSPEVYALIEEVLHVPPSEVLFISANPWDACGAKAFGLNVAWIERVTPEAMALACLESETLPPLTMFWALRTQMDELGVTPDHRIHGLAELPALVSAQRS comes from the coding sequence GTGACCATCAAAGCCGTTGTGTTCGATGCCTATGGCACGCTTTACGACGTCCAGTCGGTGGCCGACGTTACCGAGGACGCGTTTCCCGGCTATGGCGAAATCATTACCCAGGTCTGGCGCATCAAGCAGCTCGAATACACCTGGCTGCGCTCGCTGATGCGACACTACCGGGATTTCTCCGAAGTGACGCGCGACTCGCTGGCCTACACGCTCGGCAGCCTCGGGCTGCAATATGACGACGACACTTTTGCGCGCATCGTCGACAAATATCTGCATCTCGATCTCTATCCGGACGCGCTCGCGACGCTTTCGGCGATGAAGGACCGCAAGCTCGCGATCCTGTCCAACGGCAGCCCCGATATGCTCAACGCGCTGGTGCGCAACAGCGGGCTGGACCAACTGCTCGATGCGGTCATCAGCGTCGACGCGAAGAAAATCTTCAAGCCCAGTCCGGAAGTCTACGCGCTGATCGAGGAGGTGCTGCACGTGCCGCCCAGCGAGGTGCTGTTCATCTCGGCCAATCCATGGGACGCCTGCGGCGCCAAGGCGTTCGGGCTCAACGTCGCCTGGATCGAGCGGGTGACGCCGGAAGCGATGGCCTTGGCCTGCCTCGAAAGCGAGACGCTGCCGCCATTGACGATGTTTTGGGCGTTGCGTACCCAGATGGATGAACTCGGCGTGACGCCCGATCACCGCATCCACGGCCTCGCCGAGCTCCCCGCCCTGGTGTCTGCTCAAAGGTCCTGA
- a CDS encoding dienelactone hydrolase family protein, translated as MKLAKIAVFTSAFLIGHALACPMARSQSGGTTVELETPLASSHPLQGYLRRSAGTGPSPAVILLHSCNGNWRHIDERWGKRIASWGYATLSVDSFGPRGIKTCRESATNDFHVDAYRALHFLAQHPSIDPARIAAVGFAWGGLSILSAVERGTIERASPDKFRAAVAFYPPCANVKGDLTVPALILIGERDDLNSADECRNMMAGRDGWGISRRKDRDIPIKLVVYPDAYHAFDAPALKTPRDLSGHQFRIQPVGGRASGRGAA; from the coding sequence ATGAAGCTCGCCAAAATCGCCGTCTTCACCAGTGCATTCCTGATCGGACATGCGCTCGCATGTCCGATGGCTCGATCTCAGTCCGGCGGCACCACCGTTGAACTCGAAACGCCGCTGGCGAGTTCGCATCCGCTGCAGGGGTACCTGCGACGTTCGGCCGGGACGGGCCCCTCGCCTGCGGTCATCCTGCTGCATAGCTGCAACGGAAACTGGCGGCACATCGACGAACGTTGGGGCAAGCGGATCGCGTCCTGGGGCTATGCAACGCTTTCGGTCGACAGCTTTGGTCCGCGCGGCATCAAGACTTGCCGTGAAAGCGCTACGAACGATTTCCACGTCGACGCCTACCGGGCCCTGCACTTTCTGGCGCAGCATCCATCGATCGATCCCGCACGCATTGCCGCAGTCGGATTCGCGTGGGGCGGCCTGTCGATTCTCAGCGCGGTCGAACGCGGCACGATCGAGCGAGCCTCGCCGGACAAGTTCCGAGCTGCGGTTGCGTTCTACCCACCTTGCGCGAATGTAAAGGGCGACCTGACCGTCCCCGCGCTGATCCTGATCGGCGAACGCGACGATTTGAATTCGGCGGACGAGTGCCGCAACATGATGGCCGGACGCGACGGCTGGGGGATATCCCGCCGGAAGGACCGCGACATTCCGATCAAGCTCGTCGTCTATCCCGACGCCTATCACGCTTTCGACGCACCGGCCCTGAAGACACCGAGAGACCTCTCGGGCCATCAATTTCGAATTCAACCAGTCGGCGGCAGAGCAAGCGGCCGTGGCGCTGCATGA
- a CDS encoding amidohydrolase family protein — protein MPKLKLPDIEKVVAIDIHTHAEEPCGMHGDDGYDDFQERMADYFKSPHKHPPTVPETAAYYRSKNIAAVIFPVDAERETGFRRYNNYEMLEVASDNLDVLIPFVSIDPHKGKLGVREARKLMEEYGVRGFKFHPTMQGFYANDRMAYPLYEAINDGGAIALFHTGQTGVGSGMPGGMGMRLKYSNPMYMDDVAADFPDLKIILAHPSFPWQEEALSVATHKPNVYIDLSGWSPKYFPPILVRYINSILQDKMLFGSDWPVITPDRWLADFAKLDIREEIRPKVLKANARKILGI, from the coding sequence ATGCCCAAGCTCAAACTGCCCGATATCGAGAAAGTCGTCGCGATCGACATCCATACCCATGCGGAAGAACCCTGCGGCATGCATGGCGACGACGGCTATGACGATTTCCAGGAGCGCATGGCCGACTATTTCAAGTCGCCGCACAAGCATCCGCCGACCGTGCCGGAAACCGCGGCCTATTACCGCTCCAAGAACATCGCCGCCGTGATCTTCCCGGTCGACGCCGAGCGCGAGACCGGTTTCCGCCGCTACAACAATTACGAAATGCTGGAAGTCGCGTCCGACAATCTCGACGTCCTGATCCCCTTTGTCTCGATCGATCCGCACAAGGGCAAGCTTGGCGTGCGCGAGGCGAGGAAGCTGATGGAGGAATACGGCGTTCGCGGCTTTAAATTCCACCCGACCATGCAGGGTTTTTACGCCAACGACCGCATGGCCTATCCGCTGTATGAAGCGATCAACGACGGCGGCGCGATCGCGCTGTTTCATACCGGGCAGACCGGCGTCGGAAGCGGCATGCCCGGCGGCATGGGAATGCGGCTGAAATATTCCAACCCGATGTACATGGACGACGTGGCGGCGGATTTCCCCGACCTCAAGATCATCCTCGCGCATCCATCCTTCCCCTGGCAGGAAGAGGCGCTGTCGGTCGCGACCCACAAGCCGAACGTCTATATCGACCTCTCCGGCTGGTCGCCGAAATATTTCCCGCCGATCCTGGTGCGCTACATCAACTCCATTTTGCAGGACAAGATGCTGTTCGGCTCGGACTGGCCGGTGATCACGCCCGACCGCTGGCTGGCGGATTTTGCCAAGCTCGACATTCGGGAGGAGATCCGGCCCAAAGTATTGAAGGCCAACGCACGGAAGATTTTGGGTATATAA
- a CDS encoding MaoC family dehydratase produces MAQAEAFETDFWKDANLRKVWDDIVPGEPRKTIPYTLTREAIELYCKSVGEDHPIYFDEAFAKTTRYGGLIAPPSIHILLMFSCTPADDWMRSPGTVNAGQSWSYNIPARPGDVITLQARALDKFIKRERLFVVHDNVFFNQKGDVICSGRGWTIRPMRGERDQ; encoded by the coding sequence ATGGCACAGGCCGAGGCCTTCGAGACCGATTTCTGGAAAGACGCCAATTTGCGCAAGGTCTGGGACGACATCGTCCCCGGCGAGCCGCGCAAGACCATTCCCTACACGCTGACCAGGGAAGCCATTGAGCTCTACTGCAAATCGGTCGGCGAGGATCACCCGATCTATTTCGACGAGGCCTTTGCCAAGACCACCCGCTACGGCGGGCTGATCGCGCCGCCCTCGATCCATATCCTCCTGATGTTCTCCTGCACGCCGGCCGATGACTGGATGCGCTCGCCGGGAACCGTCAATGCCGGACAGTCCTGGAGCTACAACATCCCGGCGCGGCCGGGCGACGTCATCACCCTGCAGGCCCGCGCGCTCGACAAGTTCATCAAGCGCGAGCGGCTGTTCGTGGTGCACGACAACGTCTTCTTCAACCAGAAGGGCGATGTAATCTGTTCCGGCCGCGGCTGGACGATTCGGCCGATGCGAGGGGAGCGCGATCAATGA
- a CDS encoding MaoC family dehydratase has product MTATFDNLSAGDVIDGPKFAVTRESIRLFCDASLDYNPLHLDDDYMKGNFGKTNFGGIIMHGMNNFGLISRMITDWACPVGAVHRRLETRWVKPVRPGDTIQPTGIIKAKQTTEKSRWVLIDVVVKNQLAEKVATGEALVEFPRDLFCQ; this is encoded by the coding sequence ATGACTGCCACGTTCGACAATCTCTCCGCCGGCGACGTCATCGACGGCCCGAAATTCGCCGTCACACGCGAATCGATCCGCCTGTTCTGCGATGCTTCGCTCGACTACAACCCGCTGCATCTCGACGACGACTACATGAAGGGCAATTTCGGCAAGACCAATTTCGGCGGCATCATCATGCACGGCATGAACAATTTCGGGCTGATTTCGCGGATGATCACGGACTGGGCCTGCCCCGTTGGCGCGGTCCACCGCCGGCTGGAGACGCGGTGGGTCAAGCCGGTCCGGCCCGGCGATACCATCCAGCCCACAGGGATCATCAAGGCCAAGCAGACCACTGAAAAATCGCGCTGGGTTTTGATCGACGTGGTGGTGAAGAACCAGCTTGCGGAAAAGGTCGCGACCGGCGAGGCCCTGGTCGAATTCCCACGCGACCTGTTTTGCCAGTGA
- the ykgO gene encoding type B 50S ribosomal protein L36, with protein MKVRNSLKSLRGRHRNNRLVRRKGRVYVINKVQRRFKARQG; from the coding sequence ATGAAGGTCCGTAACTCGTTGAAATCGCTGCGTGGTCGCCACCGCAACAACCGTCTGGTCCGCCGCAAGGGCCGGGTTTACGTGATCAACAAGGTGCAGCGCCGCTTCAAGGCCCGCCAGGGTTAA